The Rhopalosiphum maidis isolate BTI-1 chromosome 4, ASM367621v3, whole genome shotgun sequence region ttaaaatttcttaacAATATAGAGTTAAACGAACaactcaatatttttgaaaatgacttgctacacataatatattcagaaTCACCCCGCAAAGAGTTACATTTGGTATACTTGAAAGGAGCTATGCATTgctataaaaatgaatggtATGTCAAAGGAGTGGAAATTTGTCAAATTGCTTGCACTGTATTACGCACGCCAATGATACTCACGTTATTagcaaaatgtttaatacaggtaattttgtgtttttttttttttgtatttagtaaataactaataagaatatttatatttctacaaaTGAATAACACATTTTGGTCTTATACATTAGTTTTCTTAAACTGAAAACCGTaggtatagaaaaatattaaaaatgcatgtaaATAGAAACCAGTAAATccgtgtataatttaaatttaaatttatcatttaatgcatattattctcACTTAGCAATTTAGCATAATTTCTGATTAAAacgtgtaatttaatatatattatataaataggtacatcagtaaaaaaatgtctaatgtatattttttatattttttgagctGCGGACGTTTCTTATTAATCTGGTCTAACTACGCTActacactatatttttttatcatctcATCTTTAGaagctaaatattaataaattctaatatcaataggttattagttattaggtcatctaatgtttcaatttataatctatGCAAAAGAACAATAGACTATTACGataacaaattgtaatatttaattactcgTTACTTCCTGTATGagtctaaattattaattatttagtttttatattgacaGTAAAacgcattaattaataattatggaacctataaaataataaaatatattatgatatttatataattaataattgaatattattaattgtgtatatCTACAATATACGTTAAGCCTTAATTCTAAAGTATCATCCAACAATACTTTAACTGTGTACAAAACGTgcgtattgttataataacaaaaaatacattataaatgttcaCATAATAATTGGGCGTTGGCCATTTGAGCGCGGGTACTTTTTTCACCCTAAAATTGCCATAAGTTTGAGTTTGGTTGTTTGAAATAACTcggcaaattattattttattggtatttatacCATTTCTTCTGTAGtacgttttttaaattgtttttttattttttgtcgttgtaatttatgtttggCATAGGTatccttaatatttatatcaattttcacttttaaatacaataatgtattattcggTATTATTTGTTCTTAAGATTACAAAGCACGTATTCATTGAACACGGTCTCGTTTTTTCTCAATCTAAgagttttaattaactaatagattatctatattaataaagattAAGCACTTTTTTCCGTTGTTGCTAAGACAAGTGAAAACATTTGGGAGtcaatagaattaaaatagaattagctataagaaacaaattagtTCATTGATGTGTAGAGtgctttgataaaattaaaaataaaaacaatgtattaaccagatcaaaaaaaattgtttgaagtatacctttataaattgattattaattattgcatatttcataattagaaaatattataataaataatacatttaatatgtttattttattttaaattgtaaaatacaatgatgtagttaaaataatgtttaattagtatcaaaatttgataaattaaatacaaatttatcaatggaaaaattatgattttttttttttacccttAGGCTAGTATTTTTGAAAGAGTGAAAAGTAAAATTagcaactattttattataattaactattattttttgaacgtccattacaaattgtaatagcgattgaaatttttaaacttaacatAGATgctaaacgaaaaatattcatgtatttTGTGAATCACTAAGGAAAAAAACCCACTTACTTGGAAAAAAATCACTATTGTATAGGagagtttattaatttatatttttgctcaataaataatgattaagaaCCGGATATAAATGCCCTTTAAaaactttcaaaaaatattataaaacaaaaactgcCAATTCAACTCAATAACGCCCTTAAAAAATGATCTATATTGTGATCGATAAGCACGCAAACGAGAAGAAAACGATGATTTAACTTTCGGAATTTTCAGCATTTCTTTatcttaacaataatacaaaaataaaataccgaaCTTATGCATGtacaataggtatttaattaaattttaagtgccCGACccattttattagattaatttatgtataatatcttttaaacattttaaacacacaatttctttatttatatttgtaaacttgatttaagtgatattattattataaataatttatagaattatcaatattatacagttatttttataatttattgatattaaattaaatttttttattattattgcattatatttcctttatttttatactagggatttgtttttctagtatgtaaatttattttcggtaatttttcaCCAGGATTCTTTTCCAATTACTGTATATTCCTGGTAcaccataaatataatgtctaAATGATAAACGTACAGgatattaaattctattaatgaagactaatttaaacattttataatcgcGCTCATTTAAATTGTGGGACTTTTCTACCTAAATAGCAATGCACTGAAATTAATCGTCGAAATCATGGTCTACATGATCTATCAACGATTTTACATCACACACTCAAACATCCGACTTCTTAGTTCCTACAAACAAACTCAACACACATTTTAAGTATCTAGATAGATATTTCTATTGCACGTATTTGAAACGTTTATAAATGCGGTGCCGTATACTGTTGGATCACATGAAACGTGCATATTTCAAACACAGCCCATTGCATAACTCATTTtggaacattaatattttcgtgTTAGAAtctaaataatctaatatagCTAAGTATGAAattctagaaaaatatttgaaatcagTGCTTATTCCCAATAGAAAAACGCGTTCCTAGTGTGTAAACGTCCTTGTCGCGTGTAACCCGATATAACCtttcagtaaataatttaataacgtgCTGCGCCGACGGAAAGTGGCGACTTTTCGTCATCATATGCGCGAGGAGTCgcgatatacctatacatagtgtacatagtattattcttatacatttttttttcactttggCACGtttcattatcataataatatatatcgtataacgGCTAATGGCTATAATGCACTCCTACAAAACCATCGGCGAGGTcggtgtatacaataatatattatatctacaactgtgtataggtattaatttcACGTTATACATTACGATGATATGTATAGTTTCCGGATTTTCTAGAAAAACGATAAGCTGTAGCAGTGCAGTAAGTTTTGTTGAAACAAGTTTTTCGCATTCACCCGATACACGCCGCCTCCGCCACAAAACGCGTCTAAATGTTATCCCCTCGTCGGAAGACGCGcggcgtatatatatttatacataatataatgggaGAGTGTGCGTGTGTTTTTGTTTGCGGATATACACTTAGTCAACTCGTATATATACAGATACACTACCGTTGTACGAAAGATATCATCGATTGCGTTTCCTATATACGGACGtaatttaagtacatattattatacatatatatatatactaagaaTGCCTTATACGTGTGTGTGTCTCTCTAATCTTCGGCCATCGATAAAAGGTCAACTGCATAACGCACcccattgttatttattatttttatgtgttatGTGTATAGAAAAACGCTGCCGTCGATTCCAAAATACGGGTTTAATTCGTTTTCCATCCCCgcgttattgataaaaatcaacGACCGTGCACAAAAACACTCTATATACTGTCAGTACAGCcgcattatacttatacatgtatatggcatataatatattcaactacGGACAATATagattgaatatatatatataaaggggGGGGGGTGCTTTActacatagtatatttatatgatgctAATTGCCGGACTCGGACTCGGAGTGTAACGGAACTTTTCGACaaccaataaatttaaactcgaatgtataattatattatataaaattttcatttttcctatgcatacttaaaaaaatgcttattatatttgtattaatgaaaaacaattacaattacaaaccactataatgcataataattaataatatacctgtgTAGCAATGCGTAGTATGAATAATGAGTATCGAATTGAACTCAATTCAAATCATCATCCAATTAACCATGTGGTGATGACACATATGGTTGCAGATATCGGCATGGTAACATGGGGTAGGTCTTAAACGGACACTACACTCGCATGTGTTATCCCCGTCATAGACATATCAAATTTTCTTTCTGTAGAACCGATTTTGAGTCATTAACTCTAATATtaggatatttaaaaaaacttagagataacaatgtattaaatattcctTATATCTCGTcggttttttatgatatttttatttttaagcaagttataactttatgaGTATcagaatatgtaaaatataaaaatgttcatactcacttaaaaaataaaatttcaaaaaaaagctGTCAAGAAAAACAGACATTTTCTTATCTTTAAGTTTGATCATAGGTCAATTCTCTACTATTAAGACTAACCACACAAAATCGGTACCACTGAACTTCTGTATACAAAGTTTTGaagaaaaagataattataaattttatttttatactcaaaataatattttatttaagaaaataaataaaaatacctatatatgaggatatgaataagtaaaaatagtaaaaaaaaaattaatttaaggaaatttaattatgaaagaaaaatattttaaaaaatcatcaaatcTTTTCAAGATAATgaatgtttacatttaaaagaatgacccttttattataattataatattaacttggtTTAGCTTTGCTCATCAGTCATCagattacttataattatattattctgttcTAATGGATGATTTCGAGAGTACACCGATGacacaaatcataatataataatgaagaaAAATAAGACAATATAGTTTGTCCTTCAAATCATTTCAATAcagttctattatattattatatttattgataaatacacGGGCGGTACTTTTATACGTCTTGTAGCAGTGTGCatcacctatattataatatgtataccatCAAACGAATCATttgataatgattaaaaacacGTTGGATTGGTGTCGGCGAACTGATTTACTGCGtagatatacatacattaaatacatttaatatacaggtacctattacctaggtagtataatacattaatacctatgccaaatgtataatatacgcacgAGTGCATGACTATTGACTAGAAGCGATcacatacttaattttatatttttatagttagtttattataataaattattcgcgTTCAACAATATGGTGAATTGATAGCTATACGTCCACGACGACGACAGTCGTGCCTTTAATTACCTATGCggctatatacatattattatattatactcaatatttctataggtaggtactgatTAGTCTGactgtatagtaggtataactACTATAGGTTAAAagtatacaactattattatatttatgtttattttattattatatatcttatttcttaatattcaGATTGGTGAATTGGAAACCGCCGAGAGCGCACTGAACGAAGCAAACGTTATGGACATAAGGAATGAGGAAGTGTGGGCATACCTGACTGTGGTAAACATCAAAATGGGAAACGCCAGCGAAGCGAAAGTGTGTTACATACGAGCACTTGAGGTAGTTATGATATTGATATAagtgtgtttattttaatgttcattTGAGGACGAAGATTTAAAGAGGACgttattacgatattttaatttttaagtaaataatgagcattttcaaatatttaatatttttcatactcataactcatttaaaaattaaaatatagtaaaaaaacaacgaaaaaagacagataatgttcttaactaaaaatttgataataggtcaattaactctaatatcaaaactaaaagcaTACTATTAGaactggtgaacgaaaatttactatgtcgtacgtgtgtataagacagagacaacgcatagaatattatctaaaaaacgtcgtgtgattttattgatattataattttaatgtgagttatgaatattttaaagttgtgatattttacatagctataactcactttaaaatggtaatatcaattatcaataaaagcatatgacattttctaaataattttcagtaatTTAACACTCATATAATATGGACCTTAATtgctaaaaaatgatttttttagcttgcatcttttgatttaatttttcgtttttctaCAACGTGATCAGTAAGGCTGTGAATAATGCactaaaaaaccttaaaaatgcatttaaaatgtcaaaaacatccaataaaatatgcacttaaaatgcaaaaattccaataattatagtataaaatgtacttacaatggtttttaatttaatttttatatttatattggtattagtatattatatgcatacaaatgtatttatttaataaaaaaaaattataaaaagttgatttaatttgaattttgattttaaaattattgattcttTAATAATCTTCGCCTGaaccattatttaaaattttttttaaaaattttaattgacgaaatttaattaaaagtaccgaataatgaactaaaaaagaaaaatatgaccTTAAAAggcaaaaagtttttttttttttgcattacaCAATCTATACGATTTGAGTACAATAAgcgtaaatgataatatagaaaaacagacattgaaaatttgatttgGAGAAGCCACCCATTGACGACACTCTTTAAggcgttatattatacaagtatggGGTTAATTAAAGAGAAGCTCGCGGTACCATTTTCTTTTCAGTCTTTTGGGAGGGTTTCCAAAAATAGGTAAAGTCAAATCTTTTGCGAGGTTGTTCGgatgattttttaaagagTTGTGGTAATTGTGTAGTAATTTGTAGCAGTCTGTGcgattgttttcatttttaggtCGGAGTGTAATGTTTGATTTATTACGTAGAATGTAGCATTAGTAATTAGGAGGAAGATTTTATTTTGGGATATTTGGATTTTATTCGAGTTTGATTTTTTGGCGGATCCCCAAATCTGAATACCATTTGTCCATATTGGTTTTAGGAGGAGTTTATAGAGATTACGTTTTGTGTGAAGAGTAAGTTTCGACTTTGAATGCAGGATTTGTCTAAGTAAGCGTAGACGGGTGTt contains the following coding sequences:
- the LOC113549581 gene encoding cilia- and flagella-associated protein 70-like gives rise to the protein MNPATSCCKGKKVTDALKFLNNIELNEQLNIFENDLLHIIYSESPRKELHLVYLKGAMHCYKNEWYVKGVEICQIACTVLRTPMILTLLAKCLIQIGELETAESALNEANVMDIRNEEVWAYLTVVNIKMGNASEAKVCYIRALECGLQTEMKNEINTLFGKELDILI